In Thermobaculum terrenum ATCC BAA-798, the DNA window CTGCCCTACCTGCACATCCATGGGCTGCCGCTGACCATTTTCCAGGATCTTGCCAGGTCCTACAGCGAGCACCACGCCCATCTGTGGCTTCTCCTTGGCAGTGTCAGGCAGAACTATACCGCTCTTGGTAACTTCCTCCCGCTCGATCGGCTTGACTACTATGCGATCGCCTAGCGGTCGGATCGTCTTTGTTGCCGACTGTGT includes these proteins:
- the groES gene encoding co-chaperone GroES translates to MTQSATKTIRPLGDRIVVKPIEREEVTKSGIVLPDTAKEKPQMGVVLAVGPGKILENGQRQPMDVQVGQTVLFAKYAGTEFELDGEDVLILRESDVMGILGE